The Candida orthopsilosis Co 90-125, chromosome 3 draft sequence sequence tctttttcactctcttcttcaataaattttctctttctttccaACTTGGCTCTcctttcatcaataatatcCTGTGGTGGtttaaaaaattcaaatctagtaaacattttgtttgaattgtcTGTCAGTTTGTGGAAAAATCCACATAGTTtcaaagcatcaacaaactctTTACCAACTGTACTATTTTCTGGATCTTCctcttgttcaaaattgtcGCCGTTATTACTTTTCTCACGAAATCGTGATTTTATTTCAGAAATCCATAATTCTCCTCGTGGTTGTAATATCCTATATGCTTCCTTAATAAAATCCAAGAAATTGGTGCCCATTAAAGCTAAACAGAAAATGACAATTGTCGCAGATTCGTCTTCTAAGGGCACATTCTTGATATCAGCAACAGTGATTCTgtcattttgtttctttaaatcaaaactatggatttcaacatcaagaTTCTTGTACTTTTTCgacttcttcttttgtagTTGAACAAATCTAGCTACATCTGCACTGAATTGGGCTTCACCGCATCCCatatcagcaacaacaatttttttatctCTTGTTCCAGGTAATCCACCAGGAGCATTGATGTTTCTTGAGAGTAATCGAGTCTCAAATTGTTTAACAAATACATCAACTGGGTTTTCTGGCCAACTTGAGACTTGAGACTTGAAACCTTGATGGTACTCATCAAATAATGATGGCTGttcttt is a genomic window containing:
- a CDS encoding Rrp8 protein (similar to C. parapsilosis CPAR2_406940 and C. albicans RRP8 similar to S. cerevisiae RRP8; involved in rRNA processing); protein product: MLFQVEGWKLKNDKNIALGGVKDKKKKKKNNDKKKEKSVDEHQVVAHKEHGLNEQPAKSKKQDKSKDKGFTSNVSEKDTSRNQMKRKREATTSNEESESITNKRAKTLKQVASSTTTPKAPMEPAPPVPITTQTKLTPLQQKMMSKLSGSRFRWINEQLYTITSEEALKLIKEQPSLFDEYHQGFKSQVSSWPENPVDVFVKQFETRLLSRNINAPGGLPGTRDKKIVVADMGCGEAQFSADVARFVQLQKKKSKKYKNLDVEIHSFDLKKQNDRITVADIKNVPLEDESATIVIFCLALMGTNFLDFIKEAYRILQPRGELWISEIKSRFREKSNNGDNFEQEEDPENSTVGKEFVDALKLCGFFHKSTDNSNKMFTRFEFFKPPQDIIDERRAKLERKRKFIEEESEKEKLESKRETKPEGQWLLKPCIYKRR